One window of the Thermodesulfomicrobium sp. WS genome contains the following:
- a CDS encoding peptidylprolyl isomerase yields MLDILRQGARSWGIKIMFAMIIVVFVLAFGISRMDQGRRGAVALVNEEPISVQSFQRAVQSTMDRLRAQNPGISSEILDALNLRDQVFRQMVGSTLLVQEAKKLGLFVTDSELAAAVHKISAFQENGQFSPDRYRRALQAQGLTPALFEEDFRKDLVVDKLRTALIGAGKLSEAQAKDLFMVLERTADLDVLVCAASNETATVTPEDIAAYHAAHPEEFQEPAKARVRLLHITADTIAKPEAVSDEAVRAFYEAHGDQFREPEAVRARHILRLLPPDANATDEAAARAELTAIRARIHDAASFAAEAKAHSQDSSAAQGGDLGWFERGRMVPEFEQAAFSLPVGQVSDIVRTPFGLHLIFVEEKRPARQKPLEQVASDIRRQLARDQAAETLGDTLDLALERIARGEDVSAVASALGIAVQEPTPFTEANGPLGISLKPQDVKALMLLAPGTTTKAPILLPDGYLLATKVEDIPARTRTVEETQEEIRQRLAQERQLAAAKAKAEAALKALPQLDPTAQLRSLSGVNRQGQLAGIGVSAALGTQLLHAEPGAWLPEIYPVGDAFVLARVRAVHPPDEAAWEAVRNQWTQSLRDQAAEQVFQAHLKELWDKARIEILIPELISPSKS; encoded by the coding sequence CATGATCATCGTGGTCTTCGTGCTGGCCTTTGGCATCAGCCGCATGGATCAGGGCCGACGCGGCGCCGTGGCCCTGGTCAACGAAGAGCCCATCTCGGTGCAGAGCTTCCAGCGGGCCGTGCAGAGCACTATGGACCGTCTGCGCGCCCAAAACCCGGGCATCTCCAGCGAGATCTTGGACGCCCTGAACCTCCGAGACCAGGTCTTTCGGCAGATGGTGGGCTCCACGCTCCTTGTGCAAGAAGCCAAAAAACTCGGACTGTTCGTGACTGACAGCGAACTCGCCGCCGCAGTGCACAAGATTTCCGCCTTTCAGGAAAACGGTCAATTCTCCCCGGATCGCTACCGCCGCGCCCTCCAGGCCCAAGGACTGACCCCCGCCCTCTTCGAAGAGGACTTCCGCAAGGACCTCGTGGTGGACAAGCTGCGCACCGCCCTCATCGGCGCCGGCAAGCTCTCCGAGGCCCAGGCCAAGGACCTCTTCATGGTGCTCGAGCGCACCGCGGACCTGGACGTGCTGGTTTGTGCCGCCTCCAATGAAACCGCGACCGTCACCCCGGAAGACATCGCCGCCTACCACGCCGCCCACCCCGAGGAGTTCCAGGAACCGGCCAAGGCACGGGTGCGTCTTCTGCACATCACAGCGGACACCATCGCCAAACCCGAGGCCGTCTCGGACGAGGCGGTGCGCGCCTTCTACGAGGCCCACGGCGACCAGTTCCGCGAGCCCGAGGCCGTGCGCGCCCGGCACATCCTGCGCCTGCTCCCTCCGGACGCCAACGCCACCGACGAAGCCGCGGCCCGCGCCGAGCTTACGGCCATCCGCGCGCGTATCCACGACGCCGCCTCCTTTGCCGCCGAGGCCAAGGCCCACTCCCAGGATAGCAGCGCGGCACAAGGAGGGGATCTCGGCTGGTTCGAGCGCGGCCGCATGGTTCCGGAATTCGAACAGGCCGCCTTTTCCCTGCCGGTGGGGCAAGTCAGCGACATCGTGCGCACGCCCTTCGGCCTGCACCTCATCTTCGTGGAGGAAAAACGCCCCGCCCGGCAAAAGCCCCTGGAACAGGTGGCCAGCGACATCCGCAGGCAGCTGGCCCGCGACCAGGCCGCGGAAACGTTGGGCGATACCCTGGATCTGGCCTTGGAGCGCATCGCCCGCGGCGAAGACGTCAGCGCCGTGGCCTCGGCCCTCGGGATTGCCGTGCAGGAGCCCACGCCCTTCACCGAGGCGAACGGTCCTCTGGGGATTTCCCTCAAGCCCCAGGACGTGAAGGCCCTCATGCTCCTTGCCCCAGGCACGACCACCAAGGCCCCCATCCTGCTGCCGGATGGCTATCTCCTCGCCACCAAGGTAGAGGACATCCCGGCCCGCACCCGCACCGTGGAAGAGACCCAAGAAGAAATCCGCCAGCGCCTCGCCCAGGAGCGCCAACTGGCGGCCGCCAAGGCCAAGGCCGAGGCGGCGCTCAAGGCGCTGCCCCAGCTCGACCCAACGGCCCAACTGCGGTCGCTCAGCGGGGTCAACCGCCAGGGGCAGCTTGCCGGTATCGGCGTCAGTGCTGCCCTGGGGACGCAACTGTTGCATGCCGAACCCGGCGCCTGGCTCCCCGAGATCTATCCCGTGGGCGATGCCTTCGTGCTCGCTCGGGTACGCGCAGTGCACCCCCCGGACGAAGCGGCCTGGGAAGCGGTACGCAACCAGTGGACCCAATCCCTGCGCGACCAAGCCGCAGAGCAGGTGTTCCAGGCCCATCTCAAGGAGCTGTGGGACAAGGCCCGCATCGAGATCCTCATCCCGGAGCTCATCTCCCCGTCCAAGTCCTAA